A stretch of the Paenibacillus dendritiformis genome encodes the following:
- a CDS encoding aminotransferase class V-fold PLP-dependent enzyme — MGGRAGAPPIIYMDHAATSWPKPACVMEAMQRAMLEEGGNPGRGGHRMAVKAGKRILHARMAVAKLFQVANPVDIAWMANTTMALNTAIHGYVRPGDHVVATGVEHNSVTRPLEWLMHHHQVEVTYVEPDAAGTVDLHRVRQALKPHTRLVICNHSSNLFGSIQPVGEIAAIAHDYGAKLLVDAAQSAGLLPISVPAIGIDMLAFPGHKGLLGPQGTGGLYIDPALDVQPLVQGGTGSFSDEAVHPATRPDCYEAGTPNTVGIAGLEAGVQFVLQETVEAKYMKEWKLAQKLMEAIERLPGLRVLGPELGQPRTGIVSLVSERVDSSVLAYRLDREFGIAARAGYHCTPAAHRAAGTLESGALRISVGWNTTEADIERVTEALHWLCIG, encoded by the coding sequence ATGGGCGGAAGAGCGGGTGCGCCTCCGATCATTTATATGGATCATGCAGCCACCTCGTGGCCCAAGCCAGCATGCGTCATGGAAGCGATGCAGCGCGCGATGCTGGAAGAAGGAGGGAATCCGGGGAGAGGCGGACACCGCATGGCCGTGAAGGCAGGCAAGCGCATTCTTCATGCGAGAATGGCGGTGGCCAAGCTGTTCCAGGTGGCCAACCCGGTAGATATTGCCTGGATGGCCAATACGACGATGGCGTTGAACACTGCTATTCATGGCTACGTCCGGCCGGGGGATCATGTCGTAGCAACGGGTGTAGAGCATAACTCGGTTACTCGTCCGCTGGAGTGGTTGATGCACCATCATCAGGTTGAGGTCACTTATGTCGAACCGGATGCGGCCGGAACGGTCGATCTGCATCGCGTTCGGCAGGCTTTGAAGCCTCATACCCGGCTCGTGATCTGCAATCATAGCTCCAATCTGTTCGGTTCCATCCAACCGGTAGGGGAGATTGCGGCCATTGCGCATGATTATGGCGCGAAGCTGCTTGTGGATGCCGCCCAGTCGGCGGGTCTGCTGCCCATCTCGGTGCCGGCGATTGGCATTGATATGCTTGCTTTTCCCGGCCACAAAGGCCTGCTTGGGCCACAGGGAACCGGCGGGCTATATATTGACCCGGCTCTCGATGTCCAACCCCTCGTACAGGGGGGAACGGGAAGCTTTTCCGATGAAGCGGTTCATCCTGCGACGCGGCCGGATTGTTATGAAGCGGGGACGCCGAATACGGTCGGGATCGCTGGTTTGGAGGCAGGGGTACAATTTGTACTGCAGGAGACGGTTGAGGCCAAGTATATGAAGGAATGGAAACTGGCACAGAAGCTGATGGAAGCAATCGAGCGGTTGCCAGGCCTGCGTGTCCTTGGACCTGAACTCGGCCAGCCGCGAACGGGGATCGTATCATTGGTCAGCGAACGCGTCGATAGTTCCGTCTTGGCCTATCGCCTCGATCGGGAGTTCGGCATTGCGGCGAGGGCGGGATATCATTGCACTCCTGCAGCCCACCGGGCTGCGGGGACGTTGGAATCCGGCGCGCTTCGCATTAGTGTCGGCTGGAATACGACGGAGGCAGATATCGAACGG